The Bryobacteraceae bacterium genome includes a window with the following:
- a CDS encoding formylmethanofuran dehydrogenase subunit E: protein MLKSLAEYEELARQAHGHLCAGQILGIRMALHGLALLGLDDPKGVHRKRLVTFVEIDRCATDAIGVVTGCRLGKRALKFLDYGKMAATFCDLETGKAVRVSALESSKERAAELFPHLEKPSLQQMEAYRVLPPEELFSVQWVDVRILPQDLPGFKGPRVFCSACGERINFGREVLRDGRTLCRPCAGDRYYDPLPHH from the coding sequence TTGCTGAAATCTCTCGCCGAATATGAAGAGCTTGCCCGCCAGGCCCACGGCCACCTCTGCGCCGGTCAGATCCTCGGCATCCGCATGGCCCTCCACGGCCTGGCCCTCCTGGGCTTGGACGACCCCAAAGGCGTCCACCGCAAACGCCTCGTTACCTTCGTCGAAATCGACCGCTGCGCCACCGACGCCATCGGCGTCGTCACCGGCTGCCGGCTCGGAAAACGCGCCCTCAAATTCCTCGACTACGGCAAAATGGCGGCCACCTTTTGCGATCTCGAAACCGGAAAGGCCGTCCGCGTTTCCGCTCTCGAATCCAGCAAAGAGCGCGCCGCCGAGCTCTTCCCGCACCTCGAGAAACCCTCCCTCCAGCAGATGGAAGCCTACCGCGTCCTGCCGCCTGAAGAGCTCTTCTCCGTCCAGTGGGTCGATGTCCGCATCCTTCCCCAGGACCTGCCCGGCTTCAAAGGTCCGCGCGTCTTCTGCTCCGCCTGCGGCGAGCGCATCAACTTCGGCCGCGAGGTCCTCCGGGACGGCCGCACCCTCTGCCGGCCGTGCGCCGGCGACCGCTACTATGATCCGCTGCCACATCACTGA
- a CDS encoding ABC transporter permease, with translation MPPLYLLRECLRFAFQALHANKVRTALTALGLVIGNASVILVVTISLTSRDIILDKIRGIGSNLVMAYYDAGGQDAARAAADFVKLADVEAVRSRLADRIVAASAVLNSTDTVIVDGRPLDVRIIGTDEYYPQVRNLQLIAGRFLDPSDVALRQKVAMLDDKLARTLFGGPAPAVGHIVKIRSLEFTIIGVFRERTSTFGQSELGDHGAALIPYPVQRYFVEIERVDPMYVQVRYAEDVPAVTREVADILSSRHRPGARYTVQNLSAILDAAAAIAAILTVVLILISAIALVISGIGIMNIMLVTVTERTREIGIRMSLGASRRVILLQFLLEALLISTGGGVIGILLGVSLPVIANSLQTEVYVPVSKLSILVAFLVSAAVGIGFGLLPANRAARLNPTEALRYE, from the coding sequence ATGCCCCCGCTCTACCTCCTGCGCGAGTGCCTCCGCTTCGCCTTCCAGGCGCTTCACGCCAACAAGGTCCGCACCGCCCTCACCGCCCTCGGCCTCGTCATCGGCAACGCCAGCGTCATCCTCGTCGTCACCATCTCGCTCACCAGCCGCGACATCATCCTCGACAAGATCCGCGGCATCGGCTCCAACCTCGTCATGGCGTATTACGACGCCGGCGGACAGGACGCCGCCCGCGCCGCCGCCGACTTCGTCAAGCTCGCCGACGTCGAAGCCGTCCGCTCGCGCCTCGCGGACCGCATCGTCGCCGCCTCCGCCGTCCTCAACTCCACCGACACCGTCATCGTCGACGGCCGCCCCCTCGACGTCCGCATCATCGGCACCGACGAATACTACCCCCAGGTGCGCAACCTCCAGCTCATCGCCGGCCGCTTCCTCGACCCCTCCGACGTTGCCCTTCGCCAGAAAGTGGCCATGCTCGACGACAAGCTCGCCCGCACGCTGTTCGGCGGTCCCGCCCCGGCTGTCGGCCACATCGTCAAGATCCGCTCTCTCGAATTCACCATCATCGGCGTTTTCCGCGAGCGCACCTCCACCTTCGGCCAGTCCGAACTCGGCGACCACGGCGCCGCTCTCATCCCCTACCCGGTCCAGCGCTACTTCGTCGAAATCGAGCGCGTCGACCCCATGTACGTCCAGGTCCGCTACGCCGAAGACGTCCCCGCCGTCACCCGCGAAGTCGCCGACATCCTCTCCTCCCGCCACCGCCCCGGCGCCCGCTACACCGTCCAGAACCTCTCCGCCATCCTCGACGCCGCCGCCGCCATCGCCGCCATCCTCACCGTCGTTCTCATCCTGATCTCCGCCATCGCGCTCGTCATCTCCGGCATCGGCATCATGAACATCATGCTCGTCACCGTCACCGAGCGCACCCGCGAAATCGGCATCCGCATGTCGCTCGGCGCCTCCCGCCGCGTCATCCTCCTTCAGTTCCTCCTCGAGGCGCTCCTCATCAGCACCGGCGGCGGCGTCATCGGCATCCTGCTCGGCGTCAGCCTCCCCGTGATCGCAAACTCGCTGCAGACCGAGGTCTACGTCCCGGTCTCGAAACTCTCGATCCTCGTCGCCTTTCTCGTTTCCGCCGCCGTCGGCATCGGCTTCGGACTCCTGCCCGCCAACCGCGCCGCCCGCCTCAACCCGACCGAAGCCCTCCGCTACGAGTGA
- a CDS encoding methyltransferase: MHVNRFSGRTENYLKGRPPYPEAVVDELERHGLAPGALAADIGAGTGAAALLFLRRGYRVIAIEPNDEMRAAALASGVDVRPGTGEDTGLPDSSVDLVLCAQAFHWMDQPRAWAEFNRIARPGGFIALLWNNRVRSGSPFLEELEALLHRHAVEDMAWAERMEKRRWPGMQEAVFPNVHRVGLEAFLARISSLSWMPRPGAPGHAEMAAELQALFEKHNSGGFVEMPHECVLYWTRRA, translated from the coding sequence ATGCACGTCAACCGCTTTTCAGGACGAACGGAAAACTACCTCAAAGGCCGGCCGCCCTACCCTGAAGCCGTCGTCGATGAACTCGAGCGCCACGGACTTGCCCCCGGCGCTCTCGCAGCCGACATCGGCGCCGGCACGGGCGCAGCGGCGCTGCTCTTCCTCCGCCGCGGCTACCGTGTCATCGCCATCGAGCCCAATGACGAGATGCGCGCCGCCGCGCTCGCCTCGGGCGTCGACGTCCGCCCCGGCACGGGCGAAGATACCGGCCTTCCGGATTCATCCGTCGATCTCGTTCTCTGCGCCCAGGCCTTCCACTGGATGGACCAGCCCCGCGCCTGGGCGGAGTTCAACCGCATCGCCCGCCCCGGCGGCTTCATCGCCCTGCTGTGGAACAACCGCGTCCGCTCGGGTTCGCCGTTCCTCGAGGAACTCGAGGCCCTTCTGCACCGCCACGCCGTCGAGGACATGGCCTGGGCCGAGCGCATGGAGAAACGCCGCTGGCCCGGCATGCAGGAAGCCGTGTTCCCCAACGTCCACCGCGTCGGCCTCGAAGCGTTTCTCGCCCGCATCTCCTCGCTCTCGTGGATGCCCCGTCCCGGCGCGCCCGGCCACGCCGAAATGGCCGCCGAGCTCCAGGCTCTCTTCGAAAAACACAACTCCGGCGGCTTCGTCGAAATGCCCCACGAGTGCGTCCTGTACTGGACCCGCCGCGCCTGA
- the thiE2 gene encoding putative thiamine-phosphate synthase 2 produces MIRCHITDRRAAGGIESLLSIIERNARSGIEWIQIREKDLDARSLAALVEQALLRAGRTRILVNSRADVALACGAAGLHLPADAPPPSVWRPICPPGFLIGVSCHGIDDLIEAERRGADYAFFSPVFRPLSKDDPRPVHGLEGLRRACSAVRIPVLALGGITPENAPLCLAAGAAGVAGITLFQSSQTAIQTIV; encoded by the coding sequence ATGATCCGCTGCCACATCACTGACCGCCGCGCCGCCGGCGGCATCGAATCTCTTCTTTCCATCATCGAGCGCAACGCCCGCTCCGGCATCGAGTGGATCCAGATCCGCGAGAAAGACCTCGATGCCCGCTCCCTCGCCGCCCTCGTCGAACAGGCTCTTCTCCGCGCCGGCCGCACCAGAATCCTCGTCAACTCCCGCGCCGATGTCGCCCTCGCCTGCGGCGCCGCCGGGCTCCACCTGCCCGCGGATGCGCCTCCCCCTTCCGTCTGGCGCCCCATCTGCCCGCCCGGCTTCCTCATCGGCGTCTCCTGCCACGGCATCGATGACCTGATCGAAGCCGAACGGCGCGGCGCCGATTACGCCTTCTTCTCCCCCGTCTTCCGCCCGCTGTCGAAAGACGACCCCCGCCCGGTCCACGGACTCGAAGGGCTCCGCCGCGCCTGCTCCGCCGTCCGCATCCCCGTGCTCGCCCTCGGCGGCATCACCCCGGAAAACGCCCCGCTGTGCCTCGCCGCCGGCGCCGCCGGCGTCGCCGGCATCACCCTGTTTCAGTCATCTCAAACAGCGATTCAAACGATCGTTTGA
- a CDS encoding alpha/beta hydrolase has protein sequence MPSRREFLLSAAAGLAPSSAPRPDPAFRLWFDEPAAHWNEALPVGNGRLGAMVFGGVDEELLQINDDTLVSGAPGIDDLPLDVTRRLGEVVSLLKNRQYAEASEIITRNWTGRSWQCYQPAGDALFTVSGAGPALQYERELDLNTALARTRYQRGETIFTRECFASFPHKVLVVRFLSSTFAGLSLRARLRSPHPTARVEPLGRTALRLRGRVPGFILRRTLDWVEKRGEQWKYPELWLADGTRRPGAAQVLYEGEAGSRGVRFELRLALLFHNGMAGVEKDALAVDGASEAVFVIGSWSSVRNNDLDAEMREALRCSYDTLVHRHAEDYQRLFRRSTVSFGATPQSDLPTDERIEKFSSGSDPALPALYVHYARYLMISGSRPGSEPLNLQGIWNAEIIPPWASGYTLNINAEMNYWPATAGNLLECAEPLVRMIEELSVSGARVARSMYSRPGWVAHHNTTLWRGAFPVDNDAMPSFWPMAAPWLCRHLWEQFEFTLDRQFLARIYPVMKGAAEFLLAWLAENDEGFLVTPAGNSPENLFVYTDQKGRKQVAGVCMAPTMDIALARDLFANCIAAAEVLGLDEEFRARLAAARSRLLPYRIGARGQVQEWPEDFEERDPQHRHLSHLYPLHPGAEWTPDETPEWCAAARRSLELRGDGGTGWSRAWKVCLWARLHDGERAWRLLARLFEPARTAPGQYRSGGVMPNLLCSHPPFQIDGNFGGAAGILEMLLQSRFRAVAGPSAPSAPPPPPLPLIHLLPALPSALPSGEAHGLLARGGFEVDIFWRDGRLAEARIRSSAPRSCLVRYNGRTIEVQAPATLSAASFA, from the coding sequence ATGCCCTCGCGCCGCGAGTTCCTCCTCTCCGCCGCTGCCGGCCTTGCGCCGTCGTCCGCGCCGCGCCCGGACCCAGCCTTCCGCCTCTGGTTCGACGAGCCCGCCGCCCACTGGAACGAGGCCCTTCCCGTCGGCAACGGCCGCCTCGGCGCCATGGTCTTCGGCGGCGTCGATGAAGAGCTCCTCCAGATCAACGACGACACCCTCGTCTCCGGCGCCCCGGGCATCGACGACCTTCCTCTCGACGTCACCCGCCGCCTCGGCGAGGTCGTCTCGCTGCTGAAAAACCGGCAGTATGCCGAAGCCTCTGAAATCATCACCCGCAACTGGACCGGCCGCTCCTGGCAGTGCTATCAGCCTGCCGGCGACGCCCTCTTCACCGTCTCCGGTGCCGGTCCGGCTCTCCAGTACGAGCGCGAGCTCGACCTGAACACCGCCCTCGCACGCACCCGCTACCAGCGGGGCGAAACCATATTCACGCGGGAATGTTTCGCCTCATTCCCGCACAAGGTTCTCGTTGTCCGCTTCCTGTCTTCTACCTTTGCCGGCCTCTCTCTCCGCGCCCGCCTCCGCAGCCCCCATCCAACCGCCCGCGTCGAGCCCCTCGGCCGCACCGCGCTCCGTCTCCGCGGCCGCGTCCCCGGCTTCATCCTCCGCCGCACTCTCGACTGGGTCGAAAAGCGCGGCGAACAGTGGAAATACCCCGAACTCTGGCTCGCCGACGGCACGCGCCGTCCCGGCGCCGCACAGGTTCTCTATGAAGGCGAAGCCGGCTCCCGCGGCGTCCGGTTCGAACTCCGCCTCGCCCTGCTTTTCCACAACGGCATGGCGGGCGTTGAAAAAGACGCGCTCGCCGTCGACGGCGCTTCGGAAGCCGTTTTCGTTATCGGTTCCTGGTCTTCGGTCCGCAACAACGACCTCGACGCCGAGATGCGCGAAGCCCTCCGCTGCTCCTACGACACTCTCGTCCACCGCCACGCCGAGGACTACCAGCGTCTCTTCCGCCGCTCGACCGTCAGTTTCGGCGCCACGCCCCAGTCCGATCTGCCCACCGATGAGCGCATCGAGAAGTTCTCCTCCGGCAGCGATCCCGCCCTGCCCGCCCTCTATGTTCATTACGCCCGCTACCTCATGATCTCCGGCTCGCGTCCCGGCTCGGAACCGCTCAATCTCCAGGGCATCTGGAACGCGGAAATCATTCCTCCATGGGCCAGCGGGTACACGCTCAACATCAATGCGGAAATGAATTACTGGCCCGCCACTGCCGGCAACCTGCTCGAGTGCGCCGAGCCGCTTGTGCGCATGATCGAGGAACTCAGCGTCTCCGGCGCCCGCGTCGCCCGCTCCATGTACTCGCGCCCCGGCTGGGTCGCCCACCACAACACCACCCTCTGGCGCGGCGCCTTCCCCGTCGACAACGACGCCATGCCCTCCTTCTGGCCCATGGCCGCGCCCTGGCTCTGCCGCCACCTCTGGGAACAGTTCGAATTCACGCTGGACAGGCAATTCCTCGCCAGAATCTATCCGGTCATGAAAGGGGCGGCCGAGTTTCTTCTGGCCTGGTTGGCGGAAAATGACGAGGGATTTCTTGTCACGCCGGCCGGGAATTCTCCCGAAAATCTCTTCGTCTACACCGATCAGAAAGGCCGGAAACAGGTTGCCGGTGTCTGCATGGCCCCGACGATGGACATCGCGCTCGCCCGCGATCTCTTCGCCAACTGCATCGCCGCGGCGGAGGTCCTCGGCCTCGATGAAGAGTTCCGGGCTCGCCTCGCCGCCGCCCGCTCCCGCCTCCTGCCGTACCGCATCGGCGCGCGCGGCCAGGTCCAGGAGTGGCCGGAAGATTTCGAAGAACGCGACCCCCAGCACCGGCATCTCTCGCACCTCTATCCCCTCCATCCGGGCGCCGAGTGGACGCCGGACGAAACGCCCGAGTGGTGCGCCGCCGCCCGCCGTTCCCTCGAACTCCGCGGCGACGGCGGCACGGGCTGGTCCCGCGCCTGGAAGGTCTGCCTCTGGGCGCGCCTCCACGACGGCGAACGCGCATGGCGGCTCCTCGCCCGCCTCTTCGAGCCCGCCCGCACCGCTCCCGGCCAGTACCGCAGCGGCGGCGTCATGCCCAACCTCCTCTGTTCCCATCCGCCCTTCCAGATCGACGGCAACTTCGGCGGCGCCGCCGGCATTCTCGAAATGCTCCTGCAGTCCCGCTTCCGCGCCGTTGCAGGTCCTTCCGCTCCCTCTGCGCCGCCTCCTCCGCCCCTCCCTCTCATCCATCTCCTGCCCGCCCTGCCTTCCGCCTTGCCCTCGGGCGAGGCCCACGGCCTGCTGGCCCGCGGCGGCTTTGAAGTCGACATCTTCTGGCGCGACGGCCGCCTCGCGGAAGCCCGAATCCGCTCCTCGGCGCCGCGCTCATGCCTCGTCCGCTACAACGGCCGCACCATCGAAGTGCAGGCTCCCGCCACCCTCTCCGCCGCCAGCTTCGCCTGA
- the anmK gene encoding anhydro-N-acetylmuramic acid kinase: MPRKPLLAGGIMSGTSLDGIDAVLVELSGARVQTLAFHTVPYPATLREALLAVSNTDTHTRDIARLHFLLPELYAEAFLEACRKARVKPSQVAVLGCHGQTIYHEGRPASFLGRRIASTLQIGDGSVLAARTGVPVVCDFRPADIAAGGQGAPLVPYVDYLLFKDPRLRRVALNIGGIANVTCLPPACKPEEVLAFDTGPGNMVIDQLMAHFTAGRRTLDRDGAFAASGQVCPSVVQQLLEDEYFRLRPPKSCGREQFGAAFVQRLLEFRLSPEDTVATATYFTAAAIAEGLARFAGAEDNPPDQIIVSGGGVHNKTLLRFLRAELPDSDVARSEVFGIDPDAKEAIAFAILARETLEGRPANLPSATGARRPAVLGKLCLP; this comes from the coding sequence ATGCCCCGCAAACCCCTCCTCGCCGGCGGCATCATGTCCGGCACTTCGCTCGACGGCATCGACGCCGTCCTCGTCGAACTCTCCGGCGCCCGCGTTCAGACGCTCGCCTTCCACACCGTCCCGTACCCCGCGACTCTGCGCGAAGCCCTGCTTGCCGTCTCGAACACGGACACCCACACCCGCGACATCGCCCGCCTCCATTTCCTTCTCCCCGAGCTCTACGCCGAGGCTTTCCTCGAAGCCTGCCGCAAAGCCCGCGTCAAACCCTCTCAGGTCGCCGTCCTCGGCTGCCACGGCCAGACCATCTATCACGAGGGCCGCCCCGCGTCCTTTCTTGGCCGCCGCATCGCCTCCACCCTCCAGATCGGCGACGGCAGCGTTCTCGCCGCCCGCACCGGCGTGCCTGTGGTCTGCGACTTCCGCCCCGCCGACATCGCCGCCGGCGGTCAGGGCGCGCCGCTCGTTCCTTACGTTGATTACCTCCTGTTCAAAGACCCCAGACTCCGCCGCGTCGCGCTCAACATTGGAGGCATCGCCAATGTCACCTGCCTCCCTCCGGCCTGCAAACCGGAAGAAGTTCTCGCCTTCGACACCGGCCCCGGCAACATGGTCATCGATCAGCTCATGGCGCACTTCACCGCCGGCCGCCGCACTTTGGACCGCGACGGCGCTTTCGCCGCCTCGGGCCAGGTCTGCCCCTCCGTCGTCCAGCAGCTTCTCGAAGACGAATATTTCCGCCTCAGGCCGCCCAAGTCCTGCGGCCGCGAGCAGTTCGGCGCCGCTTTCGTCCAGCGTCTGCTGGAATTCCGCCTCAGCCCCGAAGATACCGTCGCCACCGCAACCTACTTCACTGCCGCCGCCATTGCGGAAGGCCTCGCCCGCTTCGCCGGCGCCGAAGACAATCCCCCGGACCAGATCATCGTCAGCGGCGGCGGCGTCCACAACAAGACGCTTCTCAGATTTCTCCGCGCCGAACTGCCCGATTCCGACGTCGCCCGCAGCGAAGTCTTCGGCATCGACCCCGACGCCAAGGAGGCCATCGCCTTCGCCATTCTCGCCCGCGAAACCCTCGAAGGCCGTCCGGCCAACCTGCCCTCGGCCACCGGCGCCCGCCGCCCCGCCGTCCTCGGCAAGCTCTGCCTGCCCTGA
- a CDS encoding dehydrogenase codes for MHKSLLMLLLLAAAPVPAAEHTIAVVGLVHSHVWGHLGKMVQGKPARLVGVAETAPELIAEAEKRGVPKDLIHSDWRRMIDTVKPAIVWAFVENNRHLEIVEYCAPRKIHVMFEKPLASTYKDSVAIRNIARKYGIYVLCNYQMAWWPASYAIRDAVAAGQIGEVWRLRGIVGHGGPGGPAGLNKYFFEWLTDPVKNGAGALVDFGCYNALWSLMYLGRPSTVYAVAHRLRPDEFPKVEDTSLLVLSYPKGVAVLEASWDLPRSFQDLELFGRKGSLYMTSRSVELRQGREPAREIPAPPLAPEKAEPIAYMIRCIESKTEPEGMTSLDLNVGVMEIIDAAKESIRTGRAVALK; via the coding sequence TCTCCTGCTCGCGGCCGCGCCTGTTCCCGCCGCCGAACACACCATCGCCGTCGTCGGCCTCGTCCACTCCCACGTCTGGGGCCACCTCGGCAAGATGGTCCAGGGAAAGCCCGCGCGTCTCGTCGGCGTCGCCGAAACTGCGCCCGAACTCATCGCCGAGGCCGAAAAACGCGGCGTCCCCAAAGACCTGATCCACTCCGACTGGCGCAGGATGATCGACACGGTGAAGCCCGCAATCGTCTGGGCCTTCGTCGAAAACAACCGCCACCTCGAGATCGTCGAGTATTGCGCGCCCCGCAAGATCCACGTGATGTTCGAAAAGCCGCTCGCCTCCACCTATAAAGATTCGGTCGCCATCCGGAACATCGCGCGAAAATACGGCATTTATGTTTTATGCAACTACCAGATGGCCTGGTGGCCCGCTTCCTACGCCATCCGTGATGCCGTCGCCGCCGGCCAGATCGGCGAAGTCTGGCGCCTTCGCGGCATCGTCGGCCACGGCGGTCCCGGCGGCCCCGCCGGCCTCAACAAATACTTCTTCGAGTGGCTCACCGACCCGGTGAAGAACGGCGCCGGCGCCCTGGTCGACTTCGGCTGCTACAACGCTCTCTGGAGCCTCATGTACCTCGGCCGCCCGTCCACCGTGTACGCCGTCGCCCACCGCCTCCGTCCCGACGAGTTTCCGAAAGTGGAGGATACCTCCCTCCTCGTCCTCTCCTACCCGAAGGGCGTGGCTGTCCTTGAAGCCTCCTGGGATCTGCCCCGCAGCTTCCAGGACCTCGAACTGTTCGGCCGCAAGGGCAGCCTCTACATGACCAGCCGCTCCGTCGAACTCCGCCAGGGCAGGGAACCGGCCCGAGAAATCCCCGCCCCCCCGCTCGCCCCGGAAAAGGCCGAGCCCATCGCCTACATGATCCGCTGCATCGAATCGAAAACCGAGCCCGAAGGCATGACTTCGCTCGACCTCAACGTCGGTGTCATGGAGATCATCGACGCCGCCAAAGAGAGCATCCGCACCGGCCGCGCCGTCGCCCTGAAATAA
- the dinP gene encoding DNA polymerase IV, translated as MTARAIAHWDGDRFFASIEQAADRRLRGRAVVVGGERRGVVLSASPEARRFGIRPGWPVGRARRAVPDLVVVPAHFELYERFFDEILWLCQETTPLVEPASVGAAWLDLTGTERVHARGPGAVMEKIQQTVRQWLRVSISTGLASSKLVSRLAARAGKPGGRIAVPPGHERAFLAPLPVSALPGLNREALEALELAGIHRIGQVAQMPVDALGAVLGRRALPLIRQAQGVADEPVGARRKSPEEGWAERIEFPEDAWQEPLLLAALRGMLERVMARVRAAGVEVRRLTLELRYTDRAESRYSLDLPEPSCTEDDALPRLPAMLEGAWTRRVRIRAMTLRAGRVYQPGTQLALFEMNAEERERRRRAAAVLDAVRKRFGAGALVRGADLLDKALALARD; from the coding sequence GTGACGGCCCGCGCCATTGCCCACTGGGACGGCGACCGCTTCTTCGCCTCGATCGAACAGGCGGCCGACCGGCGCCTGCGCGGGCGCGCCGTGGTGGTCGGAGGCGAGCGGCGGGGCGTGGTGCTGTCGGCGAGCCCCGAGGCAAGGCGGTTCGGCATCCGCCCCGGATGGCCCGTCGGGCGCGCCCGCCGCGCCGTGCCGGACCTGGTGGTCGTCCCGGCGCATTTCGAGCTGTACGAACGCTTCTTTGACGAGATTCTCTGGCTCTGCCAGGAAACGACGCCGCTGGTCGAGCCGGCGTCGGTGGGCGCCGCGTGGCTCGACCTGACAGGAACCGAGCGCGTGCACGCGCGGGGACCGGGCGCCGTGATGGAAAAAATCCAGCAGACCGTGCGGCAATGGCTGCGCGTGTCCATCTCGACGGGGCTCGCCTCCAGCAAGCTGGTTTCGCGGCTCGCGGCGCGGGCGGGCAAACCGGGCGGCCGCATCGCCGTGCCGCCGGGGCACGAGCGCGCTTTTCTGGCGCCGCTGCCCGTGTCGGCGCTGCCGGGTCTGAACCGCGAGGCGCTGGAGGCGCTCGAACTGGCCGGCATTCACCGCATCGGCCAGGTGGCGCAGATGCCCGTGGATGCCCTGGGGGCCGTGCTCGGCCGCCGCGCCCTGCCGCTGATCCGGCAGGCGCAGGGCGTCGCCGACGAGCCCGTGGGCGCGCGCCGCAAGAGCCCTGAGGAAGGCTGGGCCGAGCGGATCGAATTTCCCGAAGACGCCTGGCAGGAGCCGCTGCTGCTGGCCGCGCTGCGCGGGATGCTGGAGCGGGTGATGGCCCGGGTGCGCGCCGCGGGCGTCGAGGTGCGGCGGCTGACGCTCGAGCTGCGCTATACGGACCGCGCCGAATCGCGGTATTCGCTGGACCTGCCCGAGCCCTCCTGCACGGAGGACGACGCACTGCCGCGCCTGCCCGCGATGCTCGAGGGCGCCTGGACGCGCCGCGTCCGCATCCGCGCCATGACACTGCGCGCCGGGCGCGTCTACCAGCCCGGAACGCAGCTGGCGCTGTTCGAGATGAACGCAGAGGAGCGCGAGCGGCGCCGGCGCGCGGCGGCGGTGCTGGACGCGGTGCGGAAGCGGTTCGGCGCGGGCGCGCTGGTGCGGGGCGCGGATCTGCTGGACAAAGCGCTGGCGCTCGCCCGGGACTGA